One genomic segment of Corvus moneduloides isolate bCorMon1 chromosome 23, bCorMon1.pri, whole genome shotgun sequence includes these proteins:
- the SESN2 gene encoding sestrin-2 isoform X1 yields MLVAGSPCSPAGPEEHRACGARRGGQERGIKAPREQATGPSTFIPLGEIPQEGGENSLHQLLEAFVSAGRVDHVAMVMGLHPQYLSSFWKTQYLLLRMDGPLPYHKRHYIAIMAAARHRCSYLVGLHMGEFLQVGGNPVWLQGLHCAPQKLRNLNEINKLLAHRPWLITKEHIEALLKPGEDSWSLAELVQALVLLTHYHSLASFVFGCGIKPEEDQDVGNSCWPPSPHSDSSPASDDSMGGSGGTDTMQEVEVLMERMKLLQENQWEEEGVTQEEMATRFELEKTESLLVPSSDILDPSLQSNIRCFLEDPEFGYKDFTRRGEQAPPTFRAQDYTWEDHGYSLINRLYPDVGQLLDEKFQVVYNLTYNTIAMHCGVDTSMLRRAIWNYVHCVFGIRYDDYDYGEVNQLLERNLKIYIKTVACYPEKTTKQIYTQFWRHFKHSEKVHINLLLLEARMQAALLYALRAVTRYMT; encoded by the exons ATGCTGGTGGCCGGCTCGCCGTgcagccccgcggggccggAGGAGCACCGGGCCtgcggggcccggcggggcggccAG gAAAGAGGAATCAAGGCTCCCCGGGAACAGGCAACGGGCCCCAGCACCTTCATTCCCCTGGGAGAG ATCCCGCAGGAAGGTGGGGAGAACAGCCTTCACCAACTCCTCGAGGCCTTCGTCTCGGCAGGCAGGGTGGACCACGTCGCCATGGTCATGGGGCTGCACCCCCAGTACCTCAGCAGCTTCTGGAAGACCCAGTACCTCCTGCTGCGCATGGACGGGCCCCTGCCCTACCACAAGCGCCACTACATTGCCATCATG GCAGCAGCCCGGCACCGGTGCTCCTACCTGGTGGGGTTGCACATGGGGGAGTTCCTGCAGGTAGGGGGCAACCCTGTGTGGCTGCAAGGGCTGCACTGTGCCCCCCAAAAACTCCGGAACCTCAATGAGATCAACAAGCTGCTGGCGCACCGGCCCTGGCTCATCACCAAGGAGCACATCGAG GCTCTGCTGAAGCCAGGGGAGGACAGCTGGTCGCTGGCGGAGCTGGTGCAGGCGCTGGTGCTCCTCACCCACTACCACTCGCTCGCATCCTTTGTCTTCGGCTGCGGCATCAAACCCGAGGAGGACCAGGATGTGGGGAACAGCTGCTGGCCCCCCTCGCCCCACAGCGACAGCAGTCCTGCCTCTGATGACAGCATGGGGGGCTCTGGG GGCACGGACACCATGCAGGAGGTGGAGGTGCTGATGGAGAGGatgaagctgctgcaggaaaaccagtgggaggaggaaggagtcaCACAGGAGGAGATGGCAACGCGCTTCGAGCTGGAGAAGACAGAGAGTTTGCTGGTCCCTTCCTCAG ATATTTTGGATCCCTCCCTGCAGTCCAACATCCGCTGCTTCCTGGAGGACCCTGAATTTGGATACAAGGACTTCACACGGAGGGGGGAGCAGGCCCCCCCCACCTTCCGTGCACAG GATTACACCTGGGAGGACCACGGCTACTCGCTGATCAACCGCCTGTACCCGGATGtggggcagctcctggatgAGAAGTTCCAGGTGGTTTACAACCTGACCTACAACACCATCGCCATGCACTGCGGCGTGGACACCTCCATGCTGCGCCGGGCCATCTGGAACTACGTCCACTGCGTCTTTGGCATCCG CTATGACGACTACGACTACGGGGAGGTGAACCAGCTGCTGGAGCGCAACTTGAAGATCTACATCAAGACAGTGGCTTGCTACCCGGAGAAGACGACCAAGCAGATCTACACACAGTTCTGGAGGCACTTCAAACACTCGGAGAAG GTGCACATCAACCTGCTGCTATTGGAGGCACGGATGCAGGCGGCTCTGCTCTACGCCCTCAGGGCCGTCACCCGCTACATGAcctga
- the SESN2 gene encoding sestrin-2 isoform X2 codes for MRALLALPWLCLGAVSRCPAHGECVAALTAALVTSCHPTPLSCLGEGARLHLPPPQGFELCHYVPLYGSVGAAHPVHPERGIKAPREQATGPSTFIPLGEIPQEGGENSLHQLLEAFVSAGRVDHVAMVMGLHPQYLSSFWKTQYLLLRMDGPLPYHKRHYIAIMAAARHRCSYLVGLHMGEFLQVGGNPVWLQGLHCAPQKLRNLNEINKLLAHRPWLITKEHIEALLKPGEDSWSLAELVQALVLLTHYHSLASFVFGCGIKPEEDQDVGNSCWPPSPHSDSSPASDDSMGGSGGTDTMQEVEVLMERMKLLQENQWEEEGVTQEEMATRFELEKTESLLVPSSDILDPSLQSNIRCFLEDPEFGYKDFTRRGEQAPPTFRAQDYTWEDHGYSLINRLYPDVGQLLDEKFQVVYNLTYNTIAMHCGVDTSMLRRAIWNYVHCVFGIRYDDYDYGEVNQLLERNLKIYIKTVACYPEKTTKQIYTQFWRHFKHSEKVHINLLLLEARMQAALLYALRAVTRYMT; via the exons ATGAGGGCACTCCTGGCTTTGCCCTGGCTCTGTCTCGGTGCTGTGTCCCGCTGCCCGGCGCATGGGGAATGCGTGGCTGCACTGACAGCTGCTCTGGTCACTTCGTGCCATCCTACACCCCTTTCCTGCTTAGGAGAGGGTGCCAGGCTGCACCTTCCGCCTCCACAGGGGTTTGAATTATGCCATTATGTCCCTCTTTATGGGTCTGTGGGAGCAGCTCATCCAGTTCACCCA gAAAGAGGAATCAAGGCTCCCCGGGAACAGGCAACGGGCCCCAGCACCTTCATTCCCCTGGGAGAG ATCCCGCAGGAAGGTGGGGAGAACAGCCTTCACCAACTCCTCGAGGCCTTCGTCTCGGCAGGCAGGGTGGACCACGTCGCCATGGTCATGGGGCTGCACCCCCAGTACCTCAGCAGCTTCTGGAAGACCCAGTACCTCCTGCTGCGCATGGACGGGCCCCTGCCCTACCACAAGCGCCACTACATTGCCATCATG GCAGCAGCCCGGCACCGGTGCTCCTACCTGGTGGGGTTGCACATGGGGGAGTTCCTGCAGGTAGGGGGCAACCCTGTGTGGCTGCAAGGGCTGCACTGTGCCCCCCAAAAACTCCGGAACCTCAATGAGATCAACAAGCTGCTGGCGCACCGGCCCTGGCTCATCACCAAGGAGCACATCGAG GCTCTGCTGAAGCCAGGGGAGGACAGCTGGTCGCTGGCGGAGCTGGTGCAGGCGCTGGTGCTCCTCACCCACTACCACTCGCTCGCATCCTTTGTCTTCGGCTGCGGCATCAAACCCGAGGAGGACCAGGATGTGGGGAACAGCTGCTGGCCCCCCTCGCCCCACAGCGACAGCAGTCCTGCCTCTGATGACAGCATGGGGGGCTCTGGG GGCACGGACACCATGCAGGAGGTGGAGGTGCTGATGGAGAGGatgaagctgctgcaggaaaaccagtgggaggaggaaggagtcaCACAGGAGGAGATGGCAACGCGCTTCGAGCTGGAGAAGACAGAGAGTTTGCTGGTCCCTTCCTCAG ATATTTTGGATCCCTCCCTGCAGTCCAACATCCGCTGCTTCCTGGAGGACCCTGAATTTGGATACAAGGACTTCACACGGAGGGGGGAGCAGGCCCCCCCCACCTTCCGTGCACAG GATTACACCTGGGAGGACCACGGCTACTCGCTGATCAACCGCCTGTACCCGGATGtggggcagctcctggatgAGAAGTTCCAGGTGGTTTACAACCTGACCTACAACACCATCGCCATGCACTGCGGCGTGGACACCTCCATGCTGCGCCGGGCCATCTGGAACTACGTCCACTGCGTCTTTGGCATCCG CTATGACGACTACGACTACGGGGAGGTGAACCAGCTGCTGGAGCGCAACTTGAAGATCTACATCAAGACAGTGGCTTGCTACCCGGAGAAGACGACCAAGCAGATCTACACACAGTTCTGGAGGCACTTCAAACACTCGGAGAAG GTGCACATCAACCTGCTGCTATTGGAGGCACGGATGCAGGCGGCTCTGCTCTACGCCCTCAGGGCCGTCACCCGCTACATGAcctga